The Sorangiineae bacterium MSr11367 genome window below encodes:
- a CDS encoding pyruvate dehydrogenase complex E1 component subunit beta: MARNIRFREALREAMIEEMERDDRVFLMGEEVGHYQGAYKVSEGMLDKFGDKRVIDTPIAEGGFAGIGIGAAMVGLRPIVEFMTWNFSAVAFDQILNNAAKLRQMSGGQFNCPIVFRGPNASAKQVGSQHSHAMEHFYATIPGLKVIAPAYPADAKGLMKAAIRDDNPVLVMESETLYSVKGDVPDDQDAIALGKANVVRQGKDVTLVAYSRMTHVAMDAAAALEKEGISAEVVDLRSLRPLDEDTIVDSVEKTHRCVVVHEGFPYGGVGAEVADRIQRLAFDSLDAPVLRVATLDVGMPYNAKLEQHCIPQPDRVIAAAKRVLYRGQA, translated from the coding sequence ATGGCCCGGAACATTCGATTTCGAGAAGCGCTTCGTGAAGCAATGATCGAGGAGATGGAGCGCGACGATCGCGTTTTCCTCATGGGAGAAGAAGTGGGGCACTACCAGGGTGCCTACAAAGTCTCCGAGGGGATGCTCGACAAGTTCGGCGACAAGCGCGTCATCGACACACCGATTGCCGAGGGCGGCTTCGCCGGCATTGGCATCGGCGCCGCCATGGTGGGGCTGCGCCCCATCGTGGAGTTCATGACGTGGAACTTCTCCGCCGTGGCGTTCGACCAGATCTTGAACAACGCCGCCAAGCTGCGGCAGATGTCGGGCGGGCAATTCAACTGCCCCATCGTCTTCCGCGGGCCGAACGCCAGCGCGAAGCAAGTGGGCAGCCAGCATAGCCATGCGATGGAGCACTTCTACGCGACCATCCCCGGCTTGAAGGTGATCGCGCCGGCGTATCCGGCGGACGCGAAAGGCCTGATGAAGGCGGCCATCCGCGACGACAACCCGGTGCTGGTGATGGAGTCGGAGACGCTCTACTCGGTCAAGGGCGACGTGCCCGACGACCAGGACGCGATCGCGCTCGGCAAGGCGAACGTGGTGCGCCAGGGCAAGGACGTGACCTTGGTCGCGTACTCGCGCATGACGCACGTCGCGATGGACGCGGCGGCGGCGCTCGAGAAGGAAGGCATCTCGGCGGAAGTCGTCGATCTGCGTTCGCTGCGTCCCCTCGACGAGGACACGATCGTCGACTCGGTGGAGAAGACCCACCGCTGCGTGGTCGTGCACGAAGGATTCCCCTACGGCGGCGTGGGCGCCGAGGTGGCCGATCGCATTCAGCGGCTGGCGTTCGACTCGCTGGATGCTCCGGTGTTGCGCGTGGCCACCCTCGACGTGGGCATGCCGTACAACGCCAAACTGGAACAACATTGCATTCCGCAGCCCGACCGCGTCATCGCGGCGGCGAAGCGCGTGCTCTACCGCGGGCAGGCCTGA
- the pdhA gene encoding pyruvate dehydrogenase (acetyl-transferring) E1 component subunit alpha, producing MAQTNSHTHPVQSVESAPPRDVPGAKDGTGGSGRVPTPKAGPGAGIEHLVALYRQMFLIRRIEEEAARAYAQGKIGGFLHLYIGQEAVGVGAMAALQPDDYVITTYRDHGIALAKGMSPNALMAELWGKGTGCSKGLGGSMHMFDKATNMLGGYGIVGGHIPLAAGVAFASKYRDDKRVTLCFFGEGAVSIAGFHEGVSLAALWKLPIVFICENNEYSMGTPMSRTMSVEDVTTKAVGYGIPSDRFFADDVLEVEERIRQAVDRARETSMPTLVEIRTYRFRGHSMSDPAKYRTAAELEDRKKKDPVLRTRAKLLSEGYEEKRIAALEAEVEEEVMAAVKFAEESPEPDPSLLEATTYDGPFAT from the coding sequence ATGGCCCAAACAAACTCCCACACCCATCCCGTTCAATCCGTCGAATCCGCACCGCCTCGCGATGTGCCTGGAGCCAAGGATGGCACCGGTGGCAGCGGTCGCGTCCCCACCCCGAAAGCGGGTCCTGGAGCGGGCATCGAACACCTGGTTGCCTTGTACCGGCAGATGTTCCTCATCCGCCGCATCGAGGAAGAAGCCGCGCGCGCCTACGCGCAAGGCAAGATCGGTGGATTCCTCCACCTGTACATCGGGCAAGAGGCGGTCGGCGTGGGGGCCATGGCGGCACTCCAGCCCGACGACTACGTCATCACGACGTACCGCGATCACGGCATCGCGCTGGCGAAGGGCATGAGCCCGAACGCGCTCATGGCGGAGCTCTGGGGCAAGGGCACCGGTTGCTCGAAGGGCCTCGGCGGCTCGATGCACATGTTCGACAAAGCGACGAACATGCTCGGCGGCTACGGCATCGTCGGCGGTCACATCCCGCTCGCTGCGGGCGTGGCCTTCGCATCGAAGTACCGCGACGACAAGCGCGTCACCCTCTGCTTCTTCGGTGAGGGCGCCGTGTCCATCGCCGGCTTCCACGAGGGCGTCTCGCTGGCGGCGCTCTGGAAGCTGCCCATCGTCTTCATCTGTGAGAACAACGAGTACTCGATGGGTACCCCGATGTCGCGCACGATGAGCGTGGAGGACGTGACCACGAAGGCCGTGGGCTACGGCATCCCGAGCGATCGCTTCTTCGCCGACGACGTGCTCGAAGTCGAAGAGCGCATTCGCCAAGCGGTCGACCGCGCACGCGAAACGTCGATGCCGACGTTGGTGGAGATTCGCACCTACCGCTTCCGCGGCCACTCGATGAGCGATCCGGCGAAGTACCGCACCGCCGCCGAGCTCGAAGATCGCAAGAAGAAGGACCCCGTCCTGCGCACGCGCGCCAAGCTGCTGAGCGAGGGCTACGAAGAGAAGCGCATCGCGGCGTTGGAGGCCGAGGTGGAGGAAGAGGTGATGGCCGCGGTGAAGTTCGCCGAGGAGAGCCCCGAGCCGGATCCGTCGCTGCTCGAAGCAACGACGTACGACGGTCCCTTCGCGACGTAG
- a CDS encoding enoyl-CoA hydratase-related protein — MSPKVLTEVIDRVFVITLARPEKRNCVDGETAALLTAAWKRFRDDEALWVAVLTGSGEEAFCAGADLTAIAELGPGLDASPSKMRQFIAHGEGYLGYTRQTDIYKPILCAINGHALAGGLELACLGDIRIVEEHAEMGVACRRFNVPLVDGGTQRLPRIVGMGRAMELILTGRFVKSDEALRIGLANEIVPRGASRARTIELAQRLCELPQGAMRSDKQAALMGWGRPLEEGLRIEAELGQYAIRSRDIIEGALSFAQKRKPSFTQDD, encoded by the coding sequence ATGAGCCCAAAAGTCCTCACCGAGGTGATCGATCGCGTCTTCGTCATCACCCTTGCGCGACCGGAGAAACGCAACTGCGTCGATGGTGAAACGGCCGCGTTGCTCACCGCCGCATGGAAACGCTTTCGCGACGACGAAGCGCTCTGGGTCGCCGTCCTTACCGGCAGCGGTGAAGAAGCGTTTTGCGCGGGGGCGGATCTCACGGCGATCGCCGAGCTCGGGCCTGGCCTCGACGCGTCGCCGTCGAAGATGCGGCAATTCATTGCGCACGGCGAGGGATACCTCGGCTACACGCGGCAGACGGACATCTACAAGCCGATCCTCTGCGCCATCAATGGCCACGCCCTCGCCGGAGGGCTCGAGCTCGCGTGCCTTGGCGACATCCGCATCGTCGAGGAGCACGCGGAAATGGGGGTCGCCTGCCGCCGATTCAATGTGCCGCTGGTCGACGGCGGAACGCAGCGGCTGCCACGCATCGTGGGCATGGGCCGCGCGATGGAGCTTATTTTGACGGGGCGGTTCGTTAAGTCGGACGAAGCGCTCCGTATCGGGCTCGCCAACGAGATCGTACCACGCGGCGCGTCACGTGCGCGGACCATTGAACTCGCGCAACGACTCTGCGAGCTTCCACAGGGAGCGATGCGGTCCGACAAGCAGGCCGCGCTCATGGGATGGGGGCGGCCGCTCGAAGAGGGGCTGCGCATCGAGGCCGAGCTAGGGCAGTATGCGATTCGAAGCCGCGACATCATCGAGGGTGCTCTATCGTTCGCGCAAAAGCGAAAACCGAGCTTCACGCAAGACGATTAG
- a CDS encoding ATP-binding cassette domain-containing protein, translated as MRSGLLARKTELLRAVDGVSLRVRRGETMGLVGESGCGKSTLGRLILRLIEPTYGRVVYDGRDVGRYTAAEMRPLRRKMQIIFQDPYSSLNPRMTVHDIVAEAIRIHKLAASRSDETHMVVDLLKKVGLRPDVLRRYPHEFSGGQRQRIGIARALAVQPEFIVCDEPISALDVSIQAQIINLLMELQEELGLSYLFISHDLRVVEHVSHRVSVMYLGKIVEQGPADQVYENALHPYTNALLAAVPDPDPEKKRLRLVLEGDVPSPIAPPEGCSFHPRCPRILRGTCDKEIPPLDELTPGSGHRVACWNPASGERAAKSS; from the coding sequence GTGCGCAGCGGCCTGCTCGCGCGCAAGACGGAGCTGCTGCGCGCCGTCGACGGAGTCTCCCTCCGCGTACGGCGCGGCGAGACGATGGGGCTCGTCGGCGAGAGCGGGTGCGGCAAAAGCACGCTCGGCCGCCTCATTCTGCGCCTCATCGAGCCGACCTACGGACGCGTCGTCTACGACGGGCGCGACGTCGGGCGTTACACGGCGGCGGAGATGCGGCCGCTCCGGCGCAAGATGCAGATCATCTTCCAGGATCCGTATTCGAGCTTGAACCCGCGCATGACGGTGCACGACATCGTCGCGGAGGCGATCCGCATCCACAAATTGGCGGCCTCGCGCTCCGACGAGACCCACATGGTCGTGGACCTGCTCAAAAAGGTGGGCCTGCGCCCCGACGTGCTCCGGCGCTACCCGCACGAGTTTTCCGGTGGGCAGCGGCAGCGCATCGGCATTGCACGCGCGCTGGCCGTGCAGCCCGAGTTCATCGTGTGCGACGAGCCAATCAGCGCGCTCGACGTGTCGATCCAGGCGCAGATCATCAACCTGCTCATGGAGCTCCAAGAGGAGCTCGGCCTCTCGTACCTCTTCATCTCGCACGATCTCCGCGTGGTCGAGCACGTGAGCCACCGCGTGTCGGTCATGTACCTGGGCAAGATCGTCGAACAGGGACCGGCCGACCAGGTCTACGAGAACGCGCTGCACCCGTACACCAATGCGCTGCTCGCCGCCGTGCCGGATCCGGATCCCGAGAAGAAGCGCCTGCGCCTGGTGCTCGAAGGCGACGTCCCCTCGCCCATCGCCCCGCCCGAGGGCTGCTCCTTCCATCCGCGTTGCCCGCGCATCCTTCGCGGGACCTGCGACAAAGAGATCCCTCCGCTCGACGAACTCACGCCAGGCAGCGGGCATCGCGTGGCGTGTTGGAACCCGGCGTCAGGTGAAAGGGCGGCAAAATCCTCATGA
- a CDS encoding ABC transporter ATP-binding protein translates to MALSTPPLLRVRDLVTSFRTEHGSVRAVDGVSFDIGPGQTVGVVGESGCGKSVTALSLLRLIPSPPGTIESGSIELRGMDLLRLTEREMRDVRGNEISMVFQEPMTSLNPVYTVGAQIVEAILLHQKVSRREAYDATRELLRHVGISSPDTNVDAYPHQLSGGMRQRVMIAMALACRPALLIADEPTTALDVTIQAQILELIHQLQGELGMSILLITHDLGVIAEYTEHVIVMYAGRIVESGPVRHVLGRPRHPYTHGLMASVPRLAARKGPRDKQARLVRLPTIEGMVPDLRHLPSGCRFADRCKLVIDACHEKDPDLLPVDGEDQFARCIRWQEVGA, encoded by the coding sequence ATGGCGCTTTCCACGCCCCCTTTGCTTCGCGTACGCGATCTCGTGACGAGCTTTCGAACCGAGCACGGGTCGGTCCGGGCGGTGGACGGCGTCTCCTTCGACATTGGCCCGGGCCAAACCGTGGGCGTCGTCGGCGAAAGCGGCTGCGGCAAAAGCGTGACGGCGCTGTCGCTCTTGCGGCTCATCCCGTCGCCCCCGGGAACCATCGAGTCCGGCTCCATCGAGCTGCGAGGCATGGATCTCCTTCGCCTGACCGAGCGCGAAATGCGCGACGTGCGCGGCAACGAGATCTCCATGGTCTTCCAGGAGCCGATGACCAGCCTGAACCCCGTTTACACGGTGGGCGCGCAAATCGTCGAGGCGATCCTGCTGCATCAAAAGGTCTCGCGCCGCGAGGCCTACGACGCCACCCGCGAGCTGCTGCGCCACGTGGGCATCTCGTCGCCGGACACCAACGTCGACGCGTACCCGCACCAACTCTCGGGCGGGATGCGCCAGCGCGTGATGATCGCCATGGCGCTCGCCTGCCGTCCTGCCCTTCTCATCGCGGACGAACCGACGACGGCGCTCGACGTCACCATTCAGGCCCAGATCCTCGAATTGATTCACCAGCTCCAGGGCGAGCTCGGGATGAGCATCCTGCTCATCACGCACGACTTGGGGGTCATTGCGGAATACACGGAACACGTCATCGTCATGTACGCGGGGCGCATCGTGGAGAGCGGGCCAGTGCGCCACGTGCTCGGCCGCCCGCGGCATCCGTACACGCATGGACTGATGGCGAGCGTTCCGCGCCTTGCGGCACGCAAGGGCCCGCGCGACAAACAGGCGCGGCTCGTGCGCCTGCCGACCATCGAGGGGATGGTGCCGGACCTGCGTCACCTGCCCAGCGGGTGCCGCTTCGCCGATCGCTGCAAGCTGGTCATCGACGCCTGCCACGAGAAAGATCCGGACCTTCTCCCGGTCGACGGTGAGGACCAATTCGCGCGGTGCATCCGCTGGCAGGAGGTCGGGGCGTGA
- a CDS encoding DNRLRE domain-containing protein, with protein MKLRACLLCLVSLFLVLLLALLPGCVARPRMCVASSECGARQSCVVGRCQDSAGVPLIQKKEVRRLVLDPVAIGYVERGRGATDGALPPIFTLGRSAGGDSRLYLRFAVPPAVAKDTAILEAYVLLDRSLAVQPDPTPLVLHAARVVSPWDPRSISWQFQPRFEDASSGGSPATRVVPAARRVVRVDVRDIVQRWRSRDGRDQGIVIMADNSTEVGMAFALASAGSAAGSAAGNPDADPASAPRLELYLAPEPAR; from the coding sequence ATGAAGCTTCGGGCTTGCCTGCTTTGCCTCGTGTCTCTGTTTCTCGTGCTTCTTCTCGCGCTTTTGCCCGGGTGCGTTGCCCGGCCGCGCATGTGCGTGGCCTCGAGCGAATGCGGCGCGCGGCAATCGTGCGTCGTGGGGCGGTGCCAGGATTCGGCCGGCGTGCCGCTCATTCAGAAGAAGGAGGTGCGGCGCCTGGTTCTCGACCCGGTGGCCATCGGCTACGTGGAGCGGGGCAGGGGCGCCACCGATGGCGCTCTTCCGCCGATTTTCACCCTGGGCCGCTCGGCGGGCGGGGATTCGCGCCTGTACCTGCGTTTCGCCGTTCCGCCCGCGGTCGCCAAGGACACGGCCATTTTGGAGGCTTACGTCCTTTTGGACCGCTCCCTGGCGGTGCAGCCCGATCCGACGCCCCTCGTTCTCCACGCGGCGCGGGTGGTGTCGCCTTGGGATCCGCGCTCCATCTCGTGGCAGTTCCAACCGCGGTTCGAGGACGCCTCGTCGGGCGGATCGCCGGCCACGCGCGTGGTGCCGGCTGCGCGCCGGGTGGTGCGGGTCGACGTTCGTGACATCGTGCAGCGCTGGCGTTCGCGGGATGGGCGGGATCAGGGCATCGTCATCATGGCGGACAACTCGACCGAAGTGGGAATGGCGTTTGCCCTGGCTTCAGCTGGGAGCGCAGCTGGGAGCGCGGCGGGCAACCCGGATGCGGACCCAGCGTCCGCACCCAGGCTCGAGCTATATTTGGCGCCCGAGCCAGCCCGCTAA
- a CDS encoding aminotransferase class V-fold PLP-dependent enzyme produces MSERPLLMIPGPIEISDAVREAVSGPPPGHLAPPVIAAFGHALRRMREVWLSGPSSQPLIVSGSGTLAMEIAVFNVLQPGDRALVVHTGYFSARMADMLKRRSVEVTVVAAPFGEAPASAEVAASLARAAEAKLPFKAVFVTHVDTSTGVRADAETLVGLAKNHGALSIVDGVCATAAERFDMAGWGADVYLTASQKAIGLPPGLALLVFSERALEARARLTHAPPLSMDLDSWLPIMRAYEAGQPSYFATPATPLIMALSVGLGEILSDPKGMAGRFALHERAARAMRAAWASLGLTLVPAREEITANTLSAIRYPDGVDVSAIPRVLANGAIIAGGLDPDNKAKYFRVGHMGYSATQPAHLLRTIRAVALGIGRSADDAKAAERAAEAVLT; encoded by the coding sequence ATGTCCGAACGACCGCTGTTGATGATTCCCGGGCCCATCGAGATCTCCGACGCGGTACGCGAAGCCGTCAGCGGTCCTCCGCCCGGCCATCTCGCGCCGCCCGTCATCGCAGCCTTTGGTCACGCGCTTCGCCGCATGCGCGAGGTTTGGCTCTCGGGTCCTTCGAGCCAGCCGCTCATCGTGTCGGGAAGCGGCACGCTGGCCATGGAGATTGCGGTCTTCAACGTGCTTCAACCCGGCGATCGCGCGCTGGTCGTGCACACGGGGTACTTCTCGGCGCGCATGGCGGACATGCTCAAGCGACGATCCGTCGAGGTGACCGTCGTCGCGGCGCCCTTCGGTGAAGCGCCGGCATCGGCCGAGGTGGCGGCCTCCCTGGCCCGCGCGGCGGAGGCGAAGCTGCCGTTCAAGGCCGTCTTCGTGACCCATGTCGACACGTCCACCGGCGTGCGCGCCGATGCGGAGACGCTCGTTGGACTCGCGAAAAACCATGGCGCGCTCTCCATCGTCGATGGCGTCTGCGCCACCGCGGCGGAACGCTTCGACATGGCCGGGTGGGGCGCGGACGTCTACCTCACCGCCTCGCAAAAGGCCATCGGCCTGCCGCCGGGCCTCGCGCTGCTCGTCTTCAGCGAGCGCGCCCTCGAAGCGCGGGCCCGCCTCACGCACGCGCCGCCGCTGTCGATGGACCTCGATTCATGGCTGCCCATCATGCGCGCGTACGAGGCAGGCCAGCCGAGCTACTTCGCCACGCCGGCCACGCCGCTCATCATGGCGCTGTCCGTGGGCCTCGGGGAAATCCTCTCCGATCCGAAAGGGATGGCCGGCCGCTTCGCCCTGCACGAGCGTGCTGCGCGCGCGATGCGTGCTGCGTGGGCCTCGCTGGGCCTCACCTTGGTGCCGGCGCGGGAGGAGATCACCGCGAACACGCTCAGTGCGATTCGCTACCCCGACGGGGTCGACGTGTCGGCGATTCCGCGCGTCCTCGCGAACGGCGCCATCATCGCGGGCGGGCTCGATCCCGACAACAAAGCCAAGTACTTCCGCGTGGGCCACATGGGTTACTCCGCCACGCAGCCCGCGCACCTCCTTCGAACGATCCGCGCCGTTGCGCTGGGGATCGGTCGCTCCGCGGACGATGCAAAGGCCGCGGAGCGTGCAGCGGAGGCGGTGTTGACCTGA
- a CDS encoding formylglycine-generating enzyme family protein — translation MFPRRIGIAAALVVFLGAAFSELHAATPEDAPPASREQVRTALAALAPAFTVKTRRTRAGAPGTIENVIARFAPGKFHPVEDGRLPPPRPSLACPVEMAPVADRFCVDRYEGSLFERTIDGSMQAHPHYEIPEAGHVYIARSLPGVIPQAYISGAQAAAACEAAGKRLCQPVEWRAACGGSQGYAFPYGATRKPGACHDRGAAPMLVFHAEEMKRGWFLTELNDPRLNQLDDTVGKTGSFPACVSDYGIYDMVGNLHEWTADPNGTFQGGYWLDIEQHGTGCAYRTIAHGFTYHDYSTGFRCCSDGGPELVGVSSPGSGVRTSTP, via the coding sequence ATGTTCCCACGGCGTATCGGGATCGCGGCCGCCCTCGTGGTCTTTCTCGGCGCCGCGTTCTCCGAGCTGCATGCGGCCACGCCGGAGGACGCGCCACCTGCCTCGCGCGAGCAAGTGCGCACGGCGCTGGCCGCGCTGGCGCCGGCCTTCACGGTGAAGACGCGCCGCACGCGGGCGGGGGCGCCGGGGACCATCGAGAACGTCATCGCGCGGTTCGCACCGGGGAAGTTTCACCCCGTCGAAGACGGCCGGCTCCCGCCACCGCGCCCCTCGCTGGCGTGCCCCGTCGAGATGGCGCCGGTGGCGGATCGCTTTTGCGTCGACCGGTACGAGGGCTCCCTTTTCGAGCGCACCATCGATGGCTCGATGCAGGCGCACCCGCACTACGAGATTCCGGAAGCCGGACACGTGTACATTGCACGCAGCCTGCCCGGGGTCATTCCGCAGGCTTACATCAGCGGCGCACAAGCGGCCGCGGCCTGCGAGGCTGCCGGCAAGCGATTGTGCCAACCCGTCGAGTGGCGCGCGGCCTGCGGAGGCAGCCAGGGCTACGCTTTTCCCTATGGCGCCACACGCAAGCCGGGTGCATGCCACGACCGCGGCGCGGCGCCCATGCTCGTCTTTCACGCCGAGGAAATGAAACGCGGATGGTTCCTCACGGAGCTCAACGACCCGCGGTTGAACCAGCTCGACGACACGGTGGGCAAGACGGGCAGCTTCCCGGCGTGCGTCAGCGACTACGGCATCTACGACATGGTCGGAAACCTTCACGAGTGGACGGCCGACCCGAATGGCACCTTTCAAGGCGGCTACTGGCTCGACATCGAGCAGCACGGTACGGGCTGCGCTTACCGCACCATCGCCCACGGATTCACCTATCACGACTACTCGACGGGCTTTCGCTGCTGCTCCGATGGCGGGCCTGAACTGGTCGGGGTTAGCAGTCCGGGATCCGGAGTGAGGACATCCACTCCCTAA
- a CDS encoding SDR family oxidoreductase — protein sequence MDLGLSERVALVTGSSQGIGRATAELFAREGARVAVTYRRYEDKAVAVARAIRAIGGEALVVPLDLASGESVRAAVDAVLAEWGRVDVLVNNAVEWGSRKPGDLPPFEDVPAAYWHDVFRSNSEGHFVAIQAVLPSMRKRRWGRIVNVSSGLALHGIPGSGFYSAAKSSLHGLTRALYRELAPDGILTNVVMAGATKTDHMQSVIPAAVMEHIAKNSPIGRLAEPEEVARAIVFIGSAANTMINGEIVLASGGHM from the coding sequence ATGGATCTAGGACTCAGCGAGCGCGTTGCGCTCGTTACCGGAAGCTCGCAGGGCATTGGCCGCGCGACGGCCGAGCTCTTTGCGCGCGAGGGGGCACGCGTGGCGGTGACGTACCGTCGCTACGAAGACAAGGCCGTGGCCGTGGCACGGGCCATTCGCGCCATCGGAGGGGAGGCCCTCGTCGTTCCGCTCGATCTCGCCTCGGGGGAATCGGTGCGCGCCGCCGTCGATGCGGTGCTCGCCGAATGGGGCCGGGTCGACGTCCTCGTCAACAATGCCGTCGAGTGGGGTTCGCGCAAGCCGGGCGATCTTCCGCCCTTCGAAGACGTGCCCGCGGCGTACTGGCACGACGTCTTCCGCTCGAACTCGGAGGGACACTTCGTGGCGATCCAGGCCGTCCTGCCCTCGATGCGCAAACGGCGTTGGGGGCGCATCGTCAATGTCTCGTCGGGCCTCGCCCTTCATGGCATCCCAGGCTCCGGCTTCTACTCGGCGGCCAAATCCTCGCTGCATGGATTGACGCGGGCGCTCTATCGGGAGCTCGCCCCCGACGGGATCCTGACCAACGTCGTCATGGCCGGCGCCACCAAGACGGACCATATGCAGAGCGTCATCCCGGCGGCCGTGATGGAGCACATTGCGAAAAACTCGCCCATTGGGCGCCTGGCCGAGCCGGAGGAGGTGGCGCGGGCCATCGTCTTCATCGGGTCGGCGGCCAACACGATGATCAACGGCGAAATCGTCCTCGCCAGCGGCGGGCACATGTAG
- a CDS encoding MarR family transcriptional regulator gives MIPLEEQVTFAMIRAMKAHFRRSAPRLAELGLQLGQDMLLRLLWEKDGLSQSELIARLGVEPPTVTKAIGRLEKEGLVTRRRDPDDARVSRVHLTPRAKRLRDPVMQVWADMEARALAGLSEEERQTLRALSLRVRANLEAPYE, from the coding sequence ATGATTCCGTTGGAAGAGCAGGTGACCTTCGCGATGATCCGCGCCATGAAAGCGCACTTTCGGCGCAGCGCACCGCGTCTCGCCGAGCTTGGTCTCCAGCTCGGCCAGGACATGCTTTTGCGGCTGCTCTGGGAGAAGGACGGTCTTTCGCAGTCGGAGCTCATCGCGCGGCTCGGCGTGGAGCCACCGACGGTGACCAAAGCCATCGGCCGGCTCGAGAAGGAAGGCCTGGTCACGCGCCGCCGCGATCCGGACGACGCCCGCGTGTCGCGCGTTCATCTGACGCCCCGCGCGAAGCGGTTGCGCGATCCGGTGATGCAGGTCTGGGCGGACATGGAGGCCCGCGCCCTGGCGGGGCTCTCCGAAGAGGAGCGCCAGACGCTGCGCGCGTTGTCGCTTCGCGTGCGCGCCAACCTGGAGGCACCGTACGAGTAA
- a CDS encoding helix-turn-helix transcriptional regulator, producing MRNTTYVEAFDTLPQAVIAIGNDYPAHHVVKPHSHRRSQLLYSASGAMMVTTEHGAWVVPPERAVWLPAGEVHSVQMSLGPLRTSSIFLSPEASAGLPNTCQVLGMLPLMRSLLLEAIDVPLAHDPGGRDGLLMALMLHEIRRLPAVLPPQLPFPRDARLARTCSRLLEQPTPHDTIDGVRTELGMSRRAFTRLFRAETGMSFAAWKQQACLFAALPRLARGEPVTTVAIELGYDSPAAFTSMFRRILGAPPSRYFGRSDS from the coding sequence ATGAGGAATACGACCTACGTCGAGGCGTTCGACACGCTTCCCCAGGCGGTCATCGCGATTGGCAACGACTACCCCGCCCATCACGTGGTGAAGCCGCACTCGCACCGGCGCTCGCAACTCCTCTATAGCGCCTCGGGCGCCATGATGGTCACCACCGAGCATGGCGCCTGGGTCGTTCCCCCCGAGCGGGCCGTATGGCTGCCCGCTGGGGAAGTTCACAGCGTGCAGATGAGTCTTGGCCCGCTGCGCACGAGCAGCATCTTTCTCTCGCCGGAGGCGAGCGCGGGCCTGCCGAACACGTGCCAGGTTCTGGGCATGCTGCCGCTGATGCGCAGCCTGCTCCTCGAGGCCATCGACGTGCCCCTCGCACACGATCCCGGCGGGCGCGATGGCTTGCTCATGGCCCTGATGCTCCACGAGATCCGGCGCCTCCCCGCCGTGCTCCCGCCCCAGCTCCCCTTCCCGCGCGATGCGCGCCTCGCGCGCACCTGCAGCCGGTTGCTCGAGCAGCCCACACCGCACGATACGATCGACGGCGTGCGCACCGAGCTCGGAATGAGCCGCCGTGCCTTCACGCGCCTCTTTCGCGCGGAAACAGGAATGAGCTTCGCCGCGTGGAAGCAGCAGGCCTGCCTCTTTGCCGCGCTCCCCCGCCTTGCGCGCGGCGAGCCCGTCACCACCGTGGCGATCGAGCTGGGCTACGACAGCCCCGCCGCATTCACCAGCATGTTCCGCCGCATCCTGGGCGCGCCGCCCAGTCGCTACTTCGGGAGGAGCGACAGCTAG